The following coding sequences are from one Roseburia hominis A2-183 window:
- a CDS encoding ECF transporter S component, with product MTNQNIKKMVTAALLAAMTCVATMIIKIPTPTFGYIHPGDGFVLLCGVVLGPLPGALAAGIGSMFSDIFSGYVTWAPATFIIKALTGGIAGLLFHRFKNTLHSKKGRYAALAIGGIVGEAIMVIGYFLYETGLAALGSGALNQASIAAGIASSATGIPFNIVQGVVGIILSLILLPVLSKIPDVRDWIER from the coding sequence ATGACAAATCAAAATATTAAAAAAATGGTAACTGCTGCCCTTCTCGCCGCCATGACATGCGTGGCGACCATGATCATCAAGATCCCGACACCAACCTTCGGCTACATTCATCCGGGAGATGGCTTCGTTCTGCTGTGCGGCGTCGTGCTTGGCCCACTTCCCGGAGCGCTCGCTGCCGGCATCGGCTCGATGTTCTCAGACATTTTCTCCGGCTACGTGACCTGGGCTCCTGCAACTTTCATTATCAAGGCGCTCACGGGCGGCATTGCCGGACTGCTCTTCCATCGTTTTAAAAACACCCTGCACTCGAAAAAGGGACGCTACGCAGCGCTCGCAATCGGCGGCATCGTCGGAGAAGCCATCATGGTCATCGGCTATTTTCTCTACGAAACCGGACTTGCCGCACTCGGCAGCGGAGCCTTAAACCAGGCATCTATCGCCGCCGGCATTGCTTCCTCTGCGACCGGTATCCCGTTTAACATCGTACAGGGTGTTGTCGGCATTATTCTTAGTCTGATACTGCTTCCGGTGCTCTCTAAAATCCCGGATGTCCGTGACTGGATCGAGCGCTAG
- the nagA gene encoding N-acetylglucosamine-6-phosphate deacetylase produces MRIKNALVYTVEHGFVERDVRIKNGCFAGSEAAGTDGEEILDAGGDYLIPGLVDIHFHGCAGHDFSDGTPEALQAIGAYELRQGVTSICPASMTLSEETLKTVCANAYAYTKRPEAEQDTGARLIGIHLEGPFISMEKKGAQNPAYIRNPDVEMFLRLQEAAHGLVRLITIAPETDGAKEFIRRLADQVHISVGHTCSDYETAYRAFSQGADHVTHFFNAMPPFTHRAPGVFGAAFDAKHVMPELICDGIHIDASAVRVVFSLFGAERMILISDSMMATGMEDGAYSLGGLPVTVRGNLATLEDGTIAGSATNLMDCMRKAVSMGIPLETAVRAATYNPARAIGAADVCGSITAGHRGDCVLLSKDDLSTKKVIFGGKVVA; encoded by the coding sequence CGGCTGTTTTGCGGGGAGTGAAGCGGCCGGCACGGACGGGGAAGAGATTCTGGACGCAGGGGGAGATTACCTGATTCCGGGGCTTGTGGATATCCATTTTCACGGATGTGCAGGTCATGATTTCTCGGACGGAACACCGGAGGCATTGCAGGCGATCGGTGCGTACGAGCTTCGCCAGGGTGTGACAAGCATCTGCCCGGCATCGATGACACTCTCGGAGGAGACGCTTAAGACGGTGTGTGCCAATGCGTATGCGTATACAAAGAGACCGGAGGCAGAGCAGGACACCGGGGCGAGACTGATCGGGATTCATCTGGAAGGACCGTTTATTTCCATGGAGAAAAAGGGTGCGCAGAATCCGGCTTATATCCGGAATCCGGATGTAGAGATGTTCCTGCGGCTGCAGGAGGCAGCACACGGGCTGGTGCGTCTGATTACGATTGCACCGGAGACGGACGGTGCCAAGGAGTTCATCCGCCGGCTGGCGGATCAGGTACATATCTCGGTCGGACATACCTGCAGTGATTACGAGACTGCATACCGCGCATTTTCACAGGGGGCGGATCATGTGACGCATTTTTTCAATGCAATGCCGCCGTTCACCCATCGCGCGCCGGGCGTGTTTGGCGCGGCGTTTGACGCGAAGCATGTCATGCCGGAGCTGATCTGCGACGGGATTCATATTGATGCTTCGGCGGTCCGCGTGGTATTTTCCCTGTTCGGGGCGGAGCGTATGATCTTAATCAGCGACAGCATGATGGCGACCGGTATGGAGGACGGTGCGTATTCCCTCGGCGGACTTCCGGTTACTGTGCGTGGCAATCTTGCAACCTTAGAGGACGGAACGATTGCCGGCTCGGCGACGAATCTCATGGACTGCATGCGAAAGGCTGTCTCCATGGGAATCCCGTTAGAGACAGCCGTGCGCGCTGCAACCTATAATCCGGCGAGAGCGATCGGTGCGGCGGATGTGTGCGGAAGCATTACCGCAGGCCACCGCGGCGACTGTGTCCTTCTCTCCAAGGATGACCTGTCCACGAAGAAGGTCATCTTCGGAGGAAAGGTGGTCGCCTAG